From the Candidatus Pelagibacter sp. IMCC9063 genome, the window TCAAGAGTCTTAAATGCTACAGAGGCAGGATCTGCACCAACTTCCGATTGAATCATCTCTGTATTATTTTTGTCACACCATACCTTAAGCTGGTCTATTGCAGCAGCTCTAAAAGTATCTGCAGCTCCAACAACAACTTTTTTATTATGATTTTTAAATAGTTTAGATAACTTTCCAATGGTGGTTGTTTTTCCAGTACCATTAACACCACATACAATAATTGTCTTAAAGTCCGATTCAGTGTTTACAATTTTTTTTTCGAGAGGTTGTAAAATTTTTATCACTTCTTCTGAAAAAATATTATAAAAGTTTTCTTTTTTTAGCTCTTCTTCAGAAAATTTTTTATTTGCTAAAATTAATTTAAACTTACTTGCAACATCAATTCCAAAATCACATTGAATCATAAAATCTTCAATCTCTTCTAATATTTTTTCATTAGGCTTAGACTTTAGAAAAATATTAGAGACACCCTCAGATATGTTTGATGAAGATTTAAACAACCCTTCTTTTAAATTTTTTAAGAATCCCATTTTTAGATACTAATATTAACTTCTTGGATATCAGAAACGGGCCCAGACATGTGTATGCGATTGTTTTTTTTCCAATCAATAGATAACTTTCCAGTTTGAAAATGTATATTAACAAGTCTTTCAGTAAGATTTTTTTTAGCAGAAGCCACAGCAGTAGCACATGCGCCAGTTCCACATGCTTTTGTTAGCCCTGCGCCGCGTTCCCACACATTCACTTTAATATTATTTTGATCTATGATTTTAGCGAATGTAACATTACACTTTTTGGGAAAAGTTTTATGATTTTCAATTTCAGGACCAATTATTTTTAATTTATCTGTTTCAATATCATTAAAGAAAATTATGTGTGGATTTCCCACACTCAGAGCATAACCATCAAAACTAGAATTGTCTTTAAGTGTTATACAAACGTTGGAAGGATCCATTTCTTCAGATAATGGAATTTTTTCCCAATCAAATATTGGCTCACCCATATCTATAGTTATATTTTTGTTTCCATTATCAATAGAATTTAAAATACCACTTTTGGTATTTATAGAAATTTTCTTTATTTTTTTTTCTTCCATTAGAAAGTGCGCCACACACCTACTCCCATTTCCGCAGGCCTCAGCTTCTTCACCGTCGGAATTATAAAATAAAATATTATGAGCAGAATCATTCCCAGATTCAATTATGATTAGTTGATCAAAACCAATATTATTTCTATTGGCCAAATGCCTAATCTGCACATTAGATAGAATGGTAGGCTTGGTTCTATTATCCAAAATTAGGAAATCATTGCCTAAGCCATTCATTGTATAACCTTTAAAATCCATAACTTTAGGTATTACTCCAGTTTTCTTGACATTTAAATTGTTACTATATAGCTTCTAAACACTTCCACAAATTATTACAATTTTGTGGTGTCCTCTTTGGAGGAGATCAACACTAGTCAGCGAGGATTCGCCCACTAGTGCCTTTTTTGTTGGGAGAAAGAAAGAAAATTATGTTTGAGAGTTTAACAGATAAGATTGAAAGTGCTTTTTCGTTTTTTAACCGAATAACACGACTAGACGAAAAGCAGGCTGACGAAGGATTGCGGAAGATTAGGCAAGCTTTACTGGAGTCAGATGTTTCTCTTTCTGTAGCTAAAGAATTTATTAATAATATTAAGCCTAAAATTGTCGGGCAAGAAGTTTTAAAATCTGTAACGCCTGGACAAATGATCGTCAAAATAGTTTTTGATGAATTGGTAAAAGTTCTTGGAGACGAAAAAAAAGAACTTAATTTAAAAGCAGTGCCCCCAATTAAAATTCTAGTAGTTGGTTTGCAAGGGTCTGGAAAAACCACGACATCTGCAAAGTTAGCTAAATATTTAGAAAAACAGTATTCAAAAAAAAGTATGTTAGTAAGTTTGGATATTTACCGACCAGCAGCACAAAGACAGCTGGAGGTACTCGGAAATAGCAATTCTATTAAAACACTTCCAATAATGGACGGACAGTTTCCTCTAGAAATATCTAAAAGAGCTATTAATGCAGCCTCTCTATCCGGAGAAGATGTAATCATTTTTGATACTGCAGGTAGAACTCAAATCGATCAACAAATGATGATGGAGTTAAAACAATTAGAAAACGATATTCAGCCAAGTGAAATTATATTAGTGGCCGACTCTTTAACAGGTCAAGATGCAGTCAATATTGCTTCTGAGTTTAAAAAAACTGTCTCCCTAAGTTCAATTATATTGACCAGAATTGATGGAGATGGAAAAGGTGGTGCTGCATTAAGTATGAAATCAACAACCGGATGTCCAATAAAATTTCTTGGAACTGGAGAGGGTATTGATGAAATGGAAGTGTTTCATCCAGATAGAATAGCCAATCGAATTTTGGGTATGGGGGATGTTGTTTCCCTTGTAGAAAAAGTTTCAGAGGGATTGGAAAAAGAAAAAATCGAAGAACTTGAAGAAAATTTTAAAAAAGGATCTTTTACTTTTAGTGACTACCTAAAACAAATTCAACAAATGAAAAAAGCAGGGGGTATGAGTGGGGTATTGAGTATGTTGCCCGGTGTTTCTAAAATTAAAAAACAAATGGAAGACTCTGATCTGGATGAAAGTTTGCTTGCAAAACAAGAAGCTATTATTTTATCTATGACAGAAAAGGAAAGAGATAACCCAAGAGTTATAGATGGTTCAAGAAAAAAAAGAATTGCAAATGGATCTGGCACAGACATTTCAATGGTAAATAAGCTTCTAAAGCAACATAAAATGATGACAACTATGATGAAAAAAATGTCAAAAGGCGGAAGAGGTGCTCTTGAGGGAATGGATAATGTTCCTCCTGAGTTATTCAATAATCTAAAATAGAAAGGAAACGTATGTTAAAAATAAGAATGTCCAGAGGAGGAGCTAAAAAAAGACCCTTCTATAAAATTGTAGTAGCCGATTCTCGAAGACCAAGAGACGGTAAATTTATCGAGAAAGTTGGTTTTTTTAATCCATTACTTCCCAAGGACAAAAAGGAAAGACTAAATCTTGATATCGAGAGAATAAAGTATTGGTTAGCACAAGGCGCACAACCGTCGGAAAGAATAGCAAGATTTTTAGGTCAAGCAGAAGTAATACCTATGCCGGCTCAAAGAAATAATCCGATTAAAGCTAAGCCAAAAAAGAAAGCTCAAGAAAAATTAAAAGCAGCAGCTGAAGCAAAAAAAGCAGCAGAAGCAGCACCAGCAGAGACTCCAGCAGCAGAAGCAGCACCAGCAGAGACTCCAGCAGCAGAAGCAGCACCAGCAGAGACTCCAGCAGCAGAAGCAGCACCAGCAGAGACTCCAGCAGCAGAAGCAGCACCAGCAGAGACTCCAGCAGCAGAAGCAGCACCAGCAGAGACTCCAGCAGCAGAAGCAGCACCAGCAGAGACTCCAGCAGCAGAAGCAGCACCAGCAACTGAGGAGGAAAAAAAATAAAGATATAATGTGGTCAGCTAAAATATTTACGCTTTATCCAGATTTTTTCCCAGGCTTACTTGATATGGGTATGTACAAGAGAGCTAGGGAAAAAAAAATTTGGAATTTAGAAACTATAAATATAAGAGACTACGCCATAGATAAGCATGGGTCTGTCGATGACAAACCTTTTGGCGGAGGTAGTGGTATGATAATGCGAGCAGATGTTATTAACAACTGTTTGGAAAAAAATCTAAATACCAATTCAACTATTTATCTATCTCCCAAAGGTAAAAAATTAACACAACAAATGGCAAAAAATTTTTCTTTAGAAAAAGGATTAAATATTTTATGTGGTCATTTTGAAGGTGTGGATCAGAGAGTAATTGATAAAAATAATATAGAAGAAATAAGCATTGGAGACTATATCCTGTCAGGAGGCGAAACAGCATCAGTTGTTTTGCTAGATAGTATTTTAAGATTATTGCCAGGTGTTTTAGGTGGGGAATCTTCCTTACGAGAAGAAAGTTTTAATGGACATTTATTAGAATATCCTCAGTATACGCAACCTAGAGAATGGGGGGGTCAAAAAGTTCCAGACGTTCTATTATCGGGAAACCATGCGGAAATAAAGCACTGGCGTTTAGAACAGTCCAGGGGTATAACACAGCGCCTAAGGCCAGATTTATGGCAAAAGTATAACAAAAATAAAAATTAAAATGAGTTTAGACATGAAAAACATTGAAGACATAAATAAAGAAGAGATTAAAAAATTATTAGCTAACAAATCAATTACAGACTTCAATCCTGGAGATACAGTAAAAGTAAATGTTAGGATAATTGAAGGTAAAAAACAAAGAATTCAGGCTTATGAAGGTGTTTGTATAGCAAAAAAAAATAGAGGAATTAATTCAGCTTTCACAGTTAGAAAAATTTCATTTGGAGAGGGTGTGGAAAGAGTATTCCAGCTTTACAGTCCAAACTTAGACTCTATTGAATTAATTCGTTCTGGAAAAGTTAGAAGAGCAAAGCTTTACTACTTAAGGGATAGAAAAGGTAAATCTGCTAGAATTAATGAGAAAATTAAAAAAAGATTGGTTTAGATCTTACTAAGAAGGAAGATAGCGTAAAAATTGAAGAGAGTATTAACGAAAAGTCTCAAGATAAAAAAGAAGATTTAAAAAAATAAGGTCTAATGCCCCAAACCCTATACGATAAAATTTTTGAAAGTCATCTAGTCCACAAACAAGATGACGGTACTTGTTTAATTTATATAGATAGACATCTTGTGCATGAAGTCACAAGCCCCCAAGCTTTCGAGGGACTGAGAATGAACAACAGAAAAGTTTTTTCTCCAGAATCAACTTTGGCAGTTGCGGATCATAACGTCCCTACTACAGACCGTTCAAAACCAATTGAGAATAAAGATTCTAAATTACAATATGAAACTTTAGAAAAAAATTGCAAAGATTTTGGTCTTAATTTTTTTGCTCTTAATGATATTAGACAGGGCATTGTTCATGTTATTGGTCCTGAGCAGGGTTTTACACAGCCCGGAATGACCATTGTATGTGGTGATAGTCATACAGCTACCCACGGAGCTTTCGGAGCCATAGCAGCTGGCATAGGCACTTCAGAAGTTGAGCACGTTTTAGCTACTCAAACGCTATTACAAAGTAAGCTTAAAAATATGAAAATTGAGGTTAATGGAAAACTATCTACCGGAGTAACCGCTAAAGATATTATTTTGACAGTTATTGGAATTTTAGGAACAGCTGGAGGAGGAGGATATGCCCTTGAATTTTCTGGAGAAGTTATAAAAAGTCTTACTATGGAAGAAAGAATGACGGTTTGCAATATGGCAATTGAAGCCGGTTCAAGAGTTGGGATTATAGAACCCGATGAAAAAACATTTGAATTTTTAAAAGGAAAACCTATGGCCCCAAAAGGTGAACAATGGGACAAAGCGATGGAACATTGGGTTACTTTGAAATCAGACCCAGATGCAAAATATGATAAAACTATTACATTAAAAGGCGAAGAAATTGTTCCTTCAGTTACATGGGGTACAAGTCCCGAAGATGTTTTGCCAATTAACGCAAGCATCCCCAGTCTAGATGAAATTCATGATAAAGATAAAAAACAAGCTGTAATAAGATCCTTAGAATACATGGGTCTCAATCCCAAGGATAAATTAGAAGATATTTCTATTGATAAAGTATTTATTGGATCCTGCACCAATGGAAGAATTGAAGATTTAAGAGCAGCAGCAAGCATACTAAAAGGCAACAAGGTTTCAAAAAATGTTACTGGTTATGTTGTTCCAGGATCAGGATTAGTAAAAAAGCAAGCTGAAGAAGAGGGTTTGGATAAAGTGTTTATTGATGCAGGTTTGGAGTGGAGAGAGGCAGGATGTTCTATGTGTTTAGGGATGAATCCGGACCAGCTTAAACCAAAAGAAAGATGCGCATCTACTTCAAATAGAAATTTTGAAGGAAGGCAAGGCATGGATGGTAGAACTCATTTAATGAGTCCTGCTATGGCAGCTGCAGCTGCAATTGAAGGAAAACTTGCAGATGTTAGAAAGTTTTTATAATGGAAAAGTTTAAAAATATAAAAAGTATACCAGCGTACTTACCTATTGTTAATGTGGATACAGACATGATTATTCCAAAACAATTTCTCAAAACAATTAAAAGAACAGGACTTGGTGTAAGTCTGTTTTTTGAAATGAGATATGACAAACAAACACACGAGCCTATTAAAGATTTTGTTTTAAATGTTGACCCGTACACTAGTTCAAAAATTCTTATTGGAGAAAATAATTTTGGATGTGGATCTTCAAGGGAGCATGCTCCGTGGGCGCTGTTAGATTTTGGAATTAAAGTAATTGTAGCCCCAAGCTTTGCAGATATTTTTTATAACAATTGTTTTAAAAACGGAATCTTACCAATTTCTTTGCCAGAAGAAAAGATAAAGGAATTGTCAAAATTTTCATTAGAAAAAAAAGAAATAGAAGTTAATTTAGAAGAACAAAAAATTACAAAAGGTGACAACCAACCTATTGAATTTGAAGTAGAACAATTTAGGAAAGAGTGCCTAATCAATGGCTATGATGACATTGCTTTAACTTTAAAAAAACAAACTCACATAGATAGTTTCATAGAAAAACAAAAATCCAAAACACCTTGGCATTTTTAAATGGCTAAAAAAGATATTTTGTTATTAGCCGGTGACGGCATTGGACCTGAAATAATGAAAGAAGCTAAAAAAATAATTAGCTGGTTCAATAAAAATAAAAAATTAGAGATTGAAATATCAGAAGAATTAGCTGGAGGAATTTCTTATGATGAAAATGGGACTCCTCTAACAGATCAGGTTTTGTATAAAGCCATGGATAGCGACGCAGTCCTTTTGGGAGCTGTAGGTGGCCCTAAATGGGATAATCTTGAATTTTCAAAAAAACCAGAAAGAGCACTTCTTAGATTGAGAAAAGAAATGAGATTATTTGCGAATTTAAGACCAGCTATTTGTTTTTCTGAACTCGTAAGCGCATCTAGTTTAAAAGCAGAAATTATATCCGACCTGGACATCCTGATAGTCAGAGAGCTTACAGGAGGAATTTACTTTGGAGAACCAAGGGGAATCGAGCCAATTGAAAATGGAGAAAGAAAAGGTGTGAATACCCACACGTACACTACTAAAGAAATTAAAAGAGTCGCCAAAGTTGCTTTTGATTTGGCCCTAAAGAGAGGTAAAAAAGTTACTTCAGCTGACAAATCTAATGTAATGGAAGCAGGACAGCTGTGGAAAGAGGAAGTTCAGGCTCTCTACGATGAAAATAAAGCCTATAAAGAGATTGAGTTAAGTCATATGCTAGCAGATAATTGTGCTATGCAATTAGTAAGAAATCCAAAACAGTTTGATGTTATCGTAACAGATAATTTGTTTGGAGACATGCTATCCGACGAAGCTGCAATGTTAACAGGGTCTCTGGGTATGTTGCCATCTGCATCTCTTAGCGAAAAAGACAAAAATGGAAGAATTCGATCAATGTATGAACCTTGTCATGGATCGGCACCTGATATTGCTGGAAAAGGAATAGCCAATCCAATCGCAATGATATTAAGTTTTGCTATGGCTTTAAAATATTCATTAAATTTTGATAAAGAATCTGAGTTATTAGAATCTGCTATTAAACTTGTATTAAAAGATGGTTTAAGAACAGCTGATATTATGGAAGACGGAAAAAAAAATGTATCAACTTCAGATATGGGTGATGCGATAGTTGCAAAATTAGAACTTCAAAAATGAAATTAAATATAGCAATTGCTGGAGCAACGGGAAACGTTGGTAGGAAAATAATAGAAGTTTTAGAAAAAAAAAATTTCCCCGTTGATAATCTTTATCTATTGGCATCCAAAAATAGTGAAGGTAAAAAAGTCAAATTTTTTAAGAAAGAAATTGTAGTAGAAGATTTAACTAATTTTGATTTTTCCAAAGCTGCCATTACTTTTTTTTGTTGTGGATCGGAAATGAGCAAAGAGTGGGCTCCTATAGCTGCAAAAAAATCTATAGTTATTGACAATTCTAGCTTATTTAGAATGGATCAGGAGATACCCCTGATAGTTCCAGAGGTGAATGCTGATGATATTATGCAGTTTAAAAATAAAAATATAATTGCGAATCCAAATTGTTCTACAGCCCAATTGGTGGTTGCGCTGAAACCACTGCATGATTTGCTAAGTATTGAAAGAGTGGTTGTCTCAACTTATCAGTCTGTATCTGGAGCTGGCAAAGACCCTATGAATGAATTAGCAAAGCAGACCAAACAATTTTTAAATAAGGAAAAAATTATTTCAGAAAATTTTACAAAACAAATAGCATTTAATGTTATTCCCCACATAGATGAATTCACAGATGAGGGCTATACAAAAGAAGAATTGAAAATGGTAAATGAAACCCAAAAAATTCTAAGCGATAAAATTAAATTGACAGCAACCTGCGTTCGCGTTCCAGTTTTAGTCTCTCACTGCGAATCTGTAAATATTCAATTCGAAAGATCATTTACTTTAGATCAAATTTACTCAACTTTATCATCTGCCAAGGGTTGCAAAGTTATAGATGAAAGGAAAAACGGAGGATATATTACTCCTATTGAAGCCGAAGGTCAGTTTGATACTTACATCTCTAGGATTAGAATAGATTCAACCCAAAAAAATTGTTTGAATATGTGGGTTGTGTCAGATAATTTATTAAAAGGAGCGGCATTAAATGCAGTTCAAATCGCAGAAACATTAGTAGATAAACAATTAATCTAAATGGATGATTTAAACAAAAATAGACCGCTATCGCCTCATCTGCAGGTTTATAAGTGGCAATTATCTTCTCTTCTTTCTATTACTCACCGCTTAACATCAATCATAAACACAGCTGGCATAACCCTTATTTGTTTTTGGATACTCTCGTTATCCATGGGTGAGAATTGTTATAAATATTTTACAATGTTTTCTTCAAGCATCGTAGGGAAATTTATTTTAGTCGGTTTTACCTGGTCATTTTGCTACCATTTGCTAAATGGTTTAAGGCATTTGTTTTGGGATATGGGCTATGGATATGAAATTAAGACTGCGAACTTCTCAGGAATTTTTGTTTTAACAAGTTCTTTCTTATTAACTATAATATTATGGGTTGTATCATGAGAAATATTGCAGTTACCAAGTGGATTTTACAAAGAGTTACAGCAGTTATCCTTTTGCCTTTGCTTATTTGGTTTTTATCAGTCTTTATCGGTTTAGTTCAAAAAGATTTCACAACGGTTATAATTTTTTTTGAAAACAATATTAATTTTTCTTTTTCAGTAGTTTTTTTAGTTTTA encodes:
- the ftsY gene encoding signal recognition particle-docking protein FtsY codes for the protein MGFLKNLKEGLFKSSSNISEGVSNIFLKSKPNEKILEEIEDFMIQCDFGIDVASKFKLILANKKFSEEELKKENFYNIFSEEVIKILQPLEKKIVNTESDFKTIIVCGVNGTGKTTTIGKLSKLFKNHNKKVVVGAADTFRAAAIDQLKVWCDKNNTEMIQSEVGADPASVAFKTLEYAKNNNKDLCIIDTAGRLQNKKNLMEEFAKIVRVLKKIDPDAPQETWIVLDATTGQNAITQIEEFQKITPLTGIVMTKLDGTAKGGILVAIADRFKIPIVAIGVGEKEEDLNQFIASEYSQALIK
- the dapF gene encoding diaminopimelate epimerase, with the protein product MDFKGYTMNGLGNDFLILDNRTKPTILSNVQIRHLANRNNIGFDQLIIIESGNDSAHNILFYNSDGEEAEACGNGSRCVAHFLMEEKKIKKISINTKSGILNSIDNGNKNITIDMGEPIFDWEKIPLSEEMDPSNVCITLKDNSSFDGYALSVGNPHIIFFNDIETDKLKIIGPEIENHKTFPKKCNVTFAKIIDQNNIKVNVWERGAGLTKACGTGACATAVASAKKNLTERLVNIHFQTGKLSIDWKKNNRIHMSGPVSDIQEVNISI
- the ffh gene encoding signal recognition particle protein encodes the protein MFESLTDKIESAFSFFNRITRLDEKQADEGLRKIRQALLESDVSLSVAKEFINNIKPKIVGQEVLKSVTPGQMIVKIVFDELVKVLGDEKKELNLKAVPPIKILVVGLQGSGKTTTSAKLAKYLEKQYSKKSMLVSLDIYRPAAQRQLEVLGNSNSIKTLPIMDGQFPLEISKRAINAASLSGEDVIIFDTAGRTQIDQQMMMELKQLENDIQPSEIILVADSLTGQDAVNIASEFKKTVSLSSIILTRIDGDGKGGAALSMKSTTGCPIKFLGTGEGIDEMEVFHPDRIANRILGMGDVVSLVEKVSEGLEKEKIEELEENFKKGSFTFSDYLKQIQQMKKAGGMSGVLSMLPGVSKIKKQMEDSDLDESLLAKQEAIILSMTEKERDNPRVIDGSRKKRIANGSGTDISMVNKLLKQHKMMTTMMKKMSKGGRGALEGMDNVPPELFNNLK
- the rpsP gene encoding 30S ribosomal protein S16 gives rise to the protein MLKIRMSRGGAKKRPFYKIVVADSRRPRDGKFIEKVGFFNPLLPKDKKERLNLDIERIKYWLAQGAQPSERIARFLGQAEVIPMPAQRNNPIKAKPKKKAQEKLKAAAEAKKAAEAAPAETPAAEAAPAETPAAEAAPAETPAAEAAPAETPAAEAAPAETPAAEAAPAETPAAEAAPAETPAAEAAPATEEEKK
- the trmD gene encoding tRNA (guanosine(37)-N1)-methyltransferase TrmD; translated protein: MWSAKIFTLYPDFFPGLLDMGMYKRAREKKIWNLETINIRDYAIDKHGSVDDKPFGGGSGMIMRADVINNCLEKNLNTNSTIYLSPKGKKLTQQMAKNFSLEKGLNILCGHFEGVDQRVIDKNNIEEISIGDYILSGGETASVVLLDSILRLLPGVLGGESSLREESFNGHLLEYPQYTQPREWGGQKVPDVLLSGNHAEIKHWRLEQSRGITQRLRPDLWQKYNKNKN
- the rplS gene encoding 50S ribosomal protein L19 codes for the protein MSLDMKNIEDINKEEIKKLLANKSITDFNPGDTVKVNVRIIEGKKQRIQAYEGVCIAKKNRGINSAFTVRKISFGEGVERVFQLYSPNLDSIELIRSGKVRRAKLYYLRDRKGKSARINEKIKKRLV
- the leuC gene encoding 3-isopropylmalate dehydratase large subunit; the protein is MPQTLYDKIFESHLVHKQDDGTCLIYIDRHLVHEVTSPQAFEGLRMNNRKVFSPESTLAVADHNVPTTDRSKPIENKDSKLQYETLEKNCKDFGLNFFALNDIRQGIVHVIGPEQGFTQPGMTIVCGDSHTATHGAFGAIAAGIGTSEVEHVLATQTLLQSKLKNMKIEVNGKLSTGVTAKDIILTVIGILGTAGGGGYALEFSGEVIKSLTMEERMTVCNMAIEAGSRVGIIEPDEKTFEFLKGKPMAPKGEQWDKAMEHWVTLKSDPDAKYDKTITLKGEEIVPSVTWGTSPEDVLPINASIPSLDEIHDKDKKQAVIRSLEYMGLNPKDKLEDISIDKVFIGSCTNGRIEDLRAAASILKGNKVSKNVTGYVVPGSGLVKKQAEEEGLDKVFIDAGLEWREAGCSMCLGMNPDQLKPKERCASTSNRNFEGRQGMDGRTHLMSPAMAAAAAIEGKLADVRKFL
- the leuD gene encoding 3-isopropylmalate dehydratase small subunit, with the translated sequence MEKFKNIKSIPAYLPIVNVDTDMIIPKQFLKTIKRTGLGVSLFFEMRYDKQTHEPIKDFVLNVDPYTSSKILIGENNFGCGSSREHAPWALLDFGIKVIVAPSFADIFYNNCFKNGILPISLPEEKIKELSKFSLEKKEIEVNLEEQKITKGDNQPIEFEVEQFRKECLINGYDDIALTLKKQTHIDSFIEKQKSKTPWHF
- the leuB gene encoding 3-isopropylmalate dehydrogenase, whose protein sequence is MAKKDILLLAGDGIGPEIMKEAKKIISWFNKNKKLEIEISEELAGGISYDENGTPLTDQVLYKAMDSDAVLLGAVGGPKWDNLEFSKKPERALLRLRKEMRLFANLRPAICFSELVSASSLKAEIISDLDILIVRELTGGIYFGEPRGIEPIENGERKGVNTHTYTTKEIKRVAKVAFDLALKRGKKVTSADKSNVMEAGQLWKEEVQALYDENKAYKEIELSHMLADNCAMQLVRNPKQFDVIVTDNLFGDMLSDEAAMLTGSLGMLPSASLSEKDKNGRIRSMYEPCHGSAPDIAGKGIANPIAMILSFAMALKYSLNFDKESELLESAIKLVLKDGLRTADIMEDGKKNVSTSDMGDAIVAKLELQK
- a CDS encoding aspartate-semialdehyde dehydrogenase: MKLNIAIAGATGNVGRKIIEVLEKKNFPVDNLYLLASKNSEGKKVKFFKKEIVVEDLTNFDFSKAAITFFCCGSEMSKEWAPIAAKKSIVIDNSSLFRMDQEIPLIVPEVNADDIMQFKNKNIIANPNCSTAQLVVALKPLHDLLSIERVVVSTYQSVSGAGKDPMNELAKQTKQFLNKEKIISENFTKQIAFNVIPHIDEFTDEGYTKEELKMVNETQKILSDKIKLTATCVRVPVLVSHCESVNIQFERSFTLDQIYSTLSSAKGCKVIDERKNGGYITPIEAEGQFDTYISRIRIDSTQKNCLNMWVVSDNLLKGAALNAVQIAETLVDKQLI
- the sdhC gene encoding succinate dehydrogenase, cytochrome b556 subunit — its product is MDDLNKNRPLSPHLQVYKWQLSSLLSITHRLTSIINTAGITLICFWILSLSMGENCYKYFTMFSSSIVGKFILVGFTWSFCYHLLNGLRHLFWDMGYGYEIKTANFSGIFVLTSSFLLTIILWVVS
- the sdhD gene encoding succinate dehydrogenase, hydrophobic membrane anchor protein, which produces MRNIAVTKWILQRVTAVILLPLLIWFLSVFIGLVQKDFTTVIIFFENNINFSFSVVFLVLVFSHMKIGMGEIFEDYIQDSRYKSVANLIISIFATVLPLITIVSLILIKFN